Proteins encoded together in one Lysinibacillus sp. FSL K6-0232 window:
- the spxA gene encoding transcriptional regulator SpxA, which translates to MVTLFTSPSCTSCRKAKAWLEEHDIPYTERNIFSEPLSISEIKKILRMTEDGTDEIISTRSKIFQKLNVDVESLPLQRLYELIQEYPGLLRRPIILDEKRLQVGYNEDEIRRFLPRKVRAYQLQEAQRMVN; encoded by the coding sequence ATCGTAACGCTATTTACATCACCAAGTTGTACTTCTTGTCGTAAAGCAAAAGCATGGTTAGAAGAACATGATATTCCATATACAGAACGAAATATATTTTCTGAACCACTAAGCATTAGTGAAATAAAAAAAATTTTACGGATGACAGAAGATGGAACTGATGAAATTATTTCTACTCGCTCAAAAATTTTTCAAAAATTAAACGTGGATGTTGAAAGCTTACCATTACAACGTTTATATGAATTAATTCAGGAATACCCTGGATTATTACGTCGACCAATTATTTTGGATGAAAAGCGTCTGCAAGTTGGCTATAACGAAGATGAAATTCGTCGCTTCTTACCTCGTAAAGTTCGTGCATATCAATTACAAGAAGCTCAGCGCATGGTGAATTAA
- the mecA gene encoding adaptor protein MecA, with product MDIERVNENTLKLFITYNDIEDRGYSREEIWYNRAKGEQLFWDMIDEVNTEDYFDVEGPIWIHINASEVGLEIIVTRAHILKDGETLDGHSNFDEHKDMFAPFDEVGEDLLSQLTQFGDMDESELFMDTDIYVYKFKDIDELIPVAKRMTDELVDSSLFKYENWYYLVVDFGNADEELNRHDRNAVIKEFLTPSNFTIHRLEEYGEKIMEFNCFETVRKYFA from the coding sequence GTGGACATCGAACGTGTAAATGAAAATACACTCAAGCTCTTTATTACGTACAATGATATAGAGGATCGCGGCTATAGCCGTGAAGAGATTTGGTACAATCGAGCAAAGGGTGAGCAACTTTTTTGGGATATGATTGATGAAGTAAACACGGAGGATTATTTTGATGTAGAAGGTCCGATTTGGATTCATATCAATGCATCTGAAGTGGGCTTGGAAATCATTGTCACACGTGCACATATTTTAAAAGACGGTGAAACATTAGATGGTCATTCGAATTTTGATGAACACAAAGATATGTTTGCGCCATTTGATGAGGTTGGAGAGGATTTGCTTAGCCAGCTAACTCAATTTGGCGATATGGATGAGTCAGAGTTGTTTATGGATACAGATATTTATGTTTATAAATTTAAAGATATTGATGAGTTAATCCCTGTTGCCAAACGAATGACAGACGAATTAGTGGATTCCTCATTATTCAAATATGAAAATTGGTACTATTTAGTTGTTGATTTCGGCAATGCAGATGAGGAATTAAATCGTCATGATCGAAATGCAGTGATTAAGGAATTTTTAACACCATCCAATTTTACGATTCATCGTTTAGAGGAATATGGTGAAAAAATCATGGAATTTAATTGCTTTGAAACAGTTCGAAAATATTTTGCTTAA
- a CDS encoding IS3 family transposase (programmed frameshift): protein MTKRLFTKKEQEQLNCNPNVQAISDKAITYTEEFKRHFIAENEKGKLPRTIFEEAGLDVELIGLKRISSAGKRWRAAYRTTGVAGLQDTRKTNSGRPSERELSLEEKIARLEAKNQLLQAENELLKKLDFTRKADVKEEITIATELKFELISKTIQKYKLKRLVSYLCGIMGVSRSGYYHYFTEKSMQKRAADELADEATKEIILKAYHFRGRRKGARQIKMTLENQYGITYNLKRIRRIMKKFEMICPIRKANPARRMAKATKEHRTCPNELQRNFKQGVAGKVLLTDITYLTYGNGKRAYLSTIKDAETNEILAYEVSASLSMDIALNTLRKLKRNHHHLTKDVFIHSDQGFHYTNPNFQKLVKEMGLGQSMSRRGNCWDNAPQESFFGHFKDETNLKACETLEEVKREVKSYMMYYNHYRGQWNLKKLPPAKYRQQLQKVA, encoded by the exons ATGACGAAAAGATTATTTACTAAAAAAGAGCAAGAACAACTAAACTGTAATCCTAATGTCCAGGCTATTAGTGATAAAGCGATTACTTATACCGAGGAATTTAAACGCCATTTTATTGCAGAAAATGAAAAAGGGAAACTTCCAAGAACGATTTTTGAAGAGGCTGGTTTAGATGTTGAACTGATTGGTTTGAAGCGCATTAGTTCAGCGGGAAAGCGTTGGCGTGCAGCTTATCGTACAACTGGAGTAGCTGGTCTACAAGATACGCGTAAAACGAATTCAGGTCGTCCATCAGAACGGGAATTAAGTTTAGAAGAAAAAATTGCACGATTAGAAGCGAAAAATCAATTATTACAAGCGGAGAATGAACTTTTAAAAAAGCTCGATT TTACTCGAAAGGCAGATGTTAAAGAAGAAATAACAATCGCAACGGAACTAAAGTTTGAATTAATCAGTAAAACGATTCAAAAATATAAATTAAAACGTTTAGTAAGCTATCTATGTGGAATCATGGGCGTATCACGTTCAGGTTACTATCATTATTTCACAGAGAAATCAATGCAAAAACGTGCAGCAGATGAATTAGCAGATGAAGCAACCAAAGAAATCATCTTAAAAGCGTATCATTTCCGAGGACGTAGAAAAGGTGCACGTCAGATTAAAATGACGTTAGAAAATCAATATGGAATTACATATAACTTAAAACGTATTCGCCGCATTATGAAGAAATTTGAGATGATATGCCCAATTCGAAAAGCGAATCCGGCACGTAGAATGGCCAAAGCAACAAAAGAACATCGTACATGTCCAAATGAATTACAGCGTAACTTTAAACAAGGTGTAGCAGGAAAAGTATTATTAACAGATATCACGTATTTGACGTATGGAAACGGCAAACGTGCTTATTTATCAACGATTAAGGACGCTGAAACAAACGAAATTTTAGCGTATGAAGTATCTGCTTCTTTAAGTATGGATATTGCGCTCAATACTCTTCGTAAATTGAAGCGAAATCACCACCATTTAACGAAAGATGTATTTATTCATTCAGATCAAGGATTCCATTATACGAATCCAAACTTCCAGAAACTTGTGAAGGAAATGGGACTAGGGCAATCGATGTCACGTCGAGGAAACTGTTGGGATAACGCCCCTCAAGAATCATTCTTCGGTCATTTTAAAGATGAAACCAATCTGAAAGCGTGCGAAACATTAGAAGAAGTAAAACGAGAAGTGAAAAGTTATATGATGTATTACAACCATTATCGAGGGCAATGGAACTTGAAAAAGCTGCCGCCTGCAAAATACAGACAACAGCTTCAAAAGGTAGCCTAG
- a CDS encoding competence protein CoiA has translation MLIAYTDQQQLFLPYHYTREALQRYRRQVKFFCPQCLEPVQLKIGHYNIPHFAHLTKNHCDQLFAEGESKLHLQGKIQLFEWLQQLGHTVELEPFLKKLSQRPDLLITVEGNRFAVEFQCSAISHEKWQQRTTGYNKHHIKAIWLFQTPSEKQTINGIHKLKISPLLQKALQPTQEGLPYLITYNAQTAKFIYWTNLLHVQGHTFIGKVQELPIAKQRFPFYEPTCITQQEFQQYWRLYKDACRQFAYGRLLHSRKGVQDPFLRPCYELHLSPSNLPLWIGIPVKEGAAIPLFISEWQIMLLSFSQQLCVEPCALTKNQIAHFLAKHQLEVSERAIKAIQQYGLLLKHIGHKEDLSDICEQVYAHLFAIATIY, from the coding sequence ATGCTAATTGCCTATACAGATCAGCAGCAGCTATTTCTCCCATATCACTATACAAGAGAAGCCTTACAGCGCTATAGGCGACAAGTAAAATTTTTTTGTCCACAATGTTTAGAGCCTGTTCAGCTTAAAATTGGTCACTATAATATTCCTCATTTTGCCCATCTTACAAAAAATCACTGCGACCAACTTTTTGCAGAGGGAGAATCTAAGCTGCATTTACAAGGAAAAATTCAATTATTTGAATGGTTACAGCAGCTTGGGCATACAGTGGAGCTGGAGCCCTTTTTAAAAAAGCTTTCCCAACGTCCAGATTTGCTTATTACAGTTGAGGGCAATCGCTTTGCAGTGGAATTTCAATGCAGTGCAATCTCTCATGAAAAATGGCAGCAGCGCACAACTGGCTATAATAAGCACCATATTAAGGCAATCTGGCTTTTCCAAACACCTTCAGAAAAACAGACAATAAATGGCATTCATAAACTTAAAATTTCCCCACTACTGCAAAAAGCATTGCAGCCAACTCAAGAAGGCTTACCGTACTTAATCACCTATAATGCACAAACCGCAAAATTTATCTATTGGACGAATCTTCTCCATGTGCAAGGGCATACTTTTATAGGCAAAGTACAGGAGCTACCTATAGCTAAGCAACGTTTTCCATTTTATGAACCTACATGCATTACACAACAAGAGTTTCAACAGTATTGGCGGCTTTATAAAGATGCTTGCAGGCAATTTGCATATGGGCGACTACTGCATAGCAGAAAAGGTGTGCAAGACCCTTTTTTACGTCCTTGCTATGAGCTGCATCTTTCTCCAAGTAACCTTCCTTTATGGATTGGCATACCTGTAAAAGAGGGAGCTGCTATTCCTTTATTTATCAGTGAATGGCAAATAATGCTGCTGTCTTTTAGTCAGCAATTATGCGTAGAGCCCTGTGCATTAACAAAAAATCAAATTGCCCATTTTTTAGCTAAGCATCAGCTTGAGGTGTCAGAGCGAGCTATAAAGGCTATTCAGCAGTACGGTCTATTATTAAAACATATTGGTCATAAAGAAGATTTATCGGATATTTGTGAGCAAGTTTATGCACATTTATTTGCAATTGCCACAATATACTGA